The stretch of DNA GGGAACACAGATCCAGTCATCGATGATAGAAGAGTAATATTGTTCAGGTAAATCCAATAGGATTACTTTCTACTGTTCTAATAACAACACAAAATAATGTTCAGGTGAGTTAAGTGCATAGTACTCCATAAATTTATGTGAAGAAACCCTGCTAGTTGGAGGGTTGCTTTTCCGAAATGATCAAAAGTGAATACATGCATTTGTTCTGTTGAATCAAGCACAACTACTCACTTTTTGGTGGTATTCTGAAACAATCATCAGTGGTACATTTTGTGTAACAGCTCCCACAAATTGGACCAAATTGGGATGCCGCGCTTTCTCCAGTAAAGTAAGCTCGTGTTTGAATGCATCTCTGAGTTGATATGACGACAGAACTTAGCAGTATTGAATGAAACATGATAAGCAAAGCCCAAAATCAAAATAAAAAGTTCACGACTATGAACTGAAGAAAACTGTTTAGACTGAAACTGTATCAAGTTAGTTTGTCAAACTAATTATACGATAATAAACACTGTGATAACTCCATAAGGGAAAGTAGTGGCTGAACCCCAGCTCGGTGCACCCACTCTACACTCATGCAAGAAAACATAGCAAAACATTtcgaaaaaatctgaaactttgtgaAAATGATTATGAACAaatgttgcagatgcttgcaaagtTTGGTGGTCAAATGACATCCGAGGAGGTGTGTACAAAAAAACAAAACTAGAAATTTTGCTCAAACAGTGCACGTACATTTTGAGTTTTTTTTTTGTACAGAGCTCCTCGAATGCCATTTGACCACCAAACTTTGCAAGCACCTATAACATTTGTTCATAATCCTTCCCACAAAGTTTCAGATATTTTCAAAATGTTTTGCTATGTTTTCTTGCGTGGGTGCACCAAGCTGGGGTGTAGTAATAATATTTTCCCTGTAACTTGTTTATaaaaagagaaattattattcaggttCAATGAACAGAGAGGACGCCAAGGTGAGTTGTAGGATTGTCTGGCACAATATCTCAACAAACTATACTACAATTGAGCGTTATATGATTATAACAGACCCAATTCATCATGATAATTGTCTTAGATACACTACTAAACTTCTGTGTGCAACTTCATGATTATCAGATAAAAAAGGTCAACTGATATAAAAGTTCAAGGAGGCAGCTCATACATGCTATCTCCGTCTGAGAAGCTATCTTTGTCAAGTATCTTCACGAAAACTTTGGAGCCATACCATTTGGCTACATAGTAACCCTGTACAAATTGTATGACAGGTAAGGCGGTCATAATTATGTCAAACCAATAAAATCAGCAAATGCAAATTTAGATGAACCTACAGTAGAAGATAtgattttcttgtttttgagtactAATAGTAGGGCTTAAATTATCATGGAAATCGACATAAGAATCACGTTTTCAACCTTAACACTTTTAATCATCAATAAGTCCATTGTGGAAAATTGTTAGCACTCTTATCCAAGTAACTCAAATACATGAAGAAAGACACCGtgcaaaaagagaaaacaaaaggaGGGAGTTTATTGAGACATGCCTTTGTAACCTCCTCTCCTCTTCGGAACTCGAGTTCAAGAGGGTTCAGTTCATACTCTGGAACTTCTTTAGGATTTGACACAGTCATTGGAGTCTTCTTGGTTTTCTGGTAGAGGAGAATAACAAATGTATAAGAAAATATTTTCCATATCATAGCAATAGCAAGAGTTAAGAAGAGTTCCGGGAATTTTGAATTACGAAAATAAGAAATGCATTACCGGAAGTTTTGCTCCTCTTGCTCTGAGAAGGTTGTACACTTCAAAGTGGCCGTAATGTTTAGCATCCGCTGCTGGCTGAAATTGCATGCATAGAAATACAAGCTGGAATCAGCTTCGGCTAGATAAGTAGTCGCACGTGCCATGCGCCTATATTATCGCTATCTCCGAATGCATCAGATTGGTCATTGCTCCAATGTGGCAGACCCTGTACTCTTAGTAGTACGATATAATTGCACAAACGAAATGACGAGAGGTGCTTGTGATCGGAAGTATGCAAAGTGCGGGGCGTAGCGAAATTCAGGTGACGCATAGCGGGGTGGCGAGAGAAGAAAATTGGGCGAAGGGCGCACCGTGCTCCCCCATCGGTCGCGGGCGTTGATGTTGGCCTTCCAGCCGAGCAGCAGGCGCACCACCTCCCCCCGGCCCTCGCAGGCGGCGATGTGCAGCGCCGTGCGGCCGTCGAAGTCAATGCTGTCGACGTCCACCCCTTCCCCGAGGAGCTCCTCCACGCCGGCCGCGTCCCCCTGGCACGCCGCGTACAGCAGCCGCATGGTGGCGTCCAGGTTCTCCGGCATGGCCAGCACCGCCCCGTCGTCGGGCGCCGGCGTCGGGTCGAGCGACGACTGCCTCGCGAGGCCGAACCTGgtcggccccgccgccgccacggccccCGTCGCCGCGGCCGCGCCCCGGCGCGGGGTGTGCGGCTCCAGCGACAGCTGGCGCCACACCCGCGCCGCCCCCGACGACAGCTGCCGAGAGAAGCTCcgcgtcagcttcgccgccgcggcCATCGCCTCCCACAGCCGACGTACGGCCCCCCAAGCAGCAGGCGCGGCGCGAGATCGAGGCCGGCGAGAATCCGCGCGCGGTTTTTGGTGCGTGGGATCTCGCGCGGAGGTGGGTGCTTCTGGGGATTAGAGACGAACGATGATTGGGCGTGGGCGATGATGGTGCTCCGTAGTAATAAAAATCGGGCAGGGACTCGAGATGGTGACTAGTGGCAGCGGAGCGGGAGTTGTTGGTACTATCAGCGTAGTGGGAAGCAGAGCAAGGGAGGGGAGGACGCCGATCGACAGGGAATAACCGCCGGTGAGGAGGGAGCATCGCGGGTACAGCTCGGACTCGACCTGAGTTTAAAAGGTTAGAGTCACTGACTGCCGGGGGCGGGAAGTTGTGGGGTCAGTGTGTCGGGGGGCGGTGGTGCGGGAGTCCAAGGGGTTTTGCGTGCTTTTGTCGCTTCGTGGGAACACTTGCCGACgactttctgttttttttccttcctgCAAGTCGGAATTATTCGCCTTCGTCTAGCTGAATAACTAGCGGGCGGGGCTGCGAAGTCTTGTTGCCAGTTGGATTTTCCTTTGGTCTGCCAGTCCATAGGCGGCTAAATATACTCTTGTTTACTTTGGGATACTGGATGCAGGAAAAGTATCAGGTGATACGGAGCCTTAGATGCTCCCATGATACGAGCTCCTAGGAACCGTTGGATCTCAAATCCAACAGTTTCGGAAGGCtttgaacatttttgcaaaaaagATCTTTTGAAGTCTAAAAATTGCGAACAAGTATTGCAGCCTTCAAAACCACCTACGAGCCGTTGGATCTAAGATCCAACTGACAAGAAGCTCGTATCATGGGAGCATCTAAGTCTTGGTATCACCTGATACTCACTGGATGCAAGTCCATTAGTCCACATTTGATGCAGTAATTCATAGCAGTGGAGTTATTAtagtactactccctctataaataaagaAACATAAGAACGTTACCGATTTTTGTTGTTCTATGATCTTCAGGATGCAGAATAGTGGATTGCTTGTAAAATGGACCAACTCCGTATCAACGAATCTTCTCCGTTCTTATTTTGACCTTTTGTATTATTTCCTAGGAGGGGTATACAATGCTCTTTCGTTCTTTCCAATGACAAATAGGAATTTAGTGATttaaatatttttatatttttttacagagggagtactatcctATTATTACGGTGTGGTGAAAAAGCAGAGGGTTGATCTGATTGCCATCACTTATTAATACAGTTCATGGTTCATATATTAGATAATACTATCAAAATCTTGTCGCTTAACCTTTAAGCTCCAGCGGCTTCATGGATCGAGCAACACGTTATCTTATTAGTACTTATAGAAAACAAGAGCCGCTCCGGGCTTTGCCCATGCGTGCAAAGCTTAAAGGTGAGGCAGCACGCAATGCATGTGGAATCGTGTGCTTATGCTACTGATCTCTTTCTGAGATTCTTCCTCTTGCAGCTAGCGCCTCAATACAAACAGTGGTCTCCATGTTTGGACGGCGATTGTTGCGGAGTGCGTGCTTTTTGTTGAGGGAGTGGATCAGTTTGGTTGGTTCATGTCCATTCGGGGGCCTCAGTTCCCGAGAGTGGATCAGACCAGACTTGTTCCCCGCTTAGCTGCTGCTGCTACTAGACTTCAGTCGCACTCACCACGAAAACCCATAGCGGGGCAGACGGATCTTATGTGCGTGGGAAAAAAAATACTCCTATTAAGAAAAGTCGGtcgacgagagagagtgagagagtgagagagagagatgcatataCACAATCTATGGTAGTTGGGCGGCTCCGCGGCGAGCGACAGCTTCCTTGCCATGGCCGTACGTCAACACCGTGTCTGCGTTTTTAGTCCACGTCGCGCGTGCTTGTGGATTTCACGACGGCAAGACGTCGGCGTCTGGACGGATTCCTCCGCGCGGCCATGTCGGACGCGGGCGTCGGCATCGGCATCGGCGTCGCTGCCTACAGCGACAGCGAGTGCTCCTCCACTTGCCATGCCCGCCCGCCCGTCGCGACTGGGCTCCTGGCGCCAAAGTGCCAGCCCTTTCAAGTAGAGCGCGCGTGTGTGTTTGTTcttctaaggccaactccaccgcgcgatcctaaacggacgtccgttttgttcaGATTCTATCCGTTTGGATAGGgcgatggggtcgtgtccgggcctgtcctgggatgcggtggccgtgcacccagcgcgcggacgcatcccgACCGCATCCTgtccgcgtacatttttctttgtaaGTCCTTAACTTCTTTTTATCATTCATTTTCGATACATAAAAATACATCgtcacattttgactagtaaaacaagacaaaaaaaataagaacaacaagaatacattttagaagatacccaACTTCAATAACTGCCCCTttgagttgggttagggccttctcgatgcactcattgttgatctgtggaggaggctcgATATGGCAtcttcctttcttcttcaagccagataTAGATATTGTTTCCTCACAcctagtctcgtgtctagcctctaatctagcaacaagtgcacttgtcttaTCTACagtctctatgctagctaaaagtgcacgaacatgtactaaatttcgctctatcaatatatcgatgtattcTTCTTTCTAATACCAAAACTCGCATCCATGCTACACAATAAAATTtgtagttagcacaactagtcaaaactagagcacaaaccgaagctaaaaagagcacataccccattgtttaagcacttgatgaatacccatccgggatgttccggcgttgtaggcacgcggcgcacgaccatctttgggcagtggtcgcacttaatgagtggcaacggtgcaccggcgagcttttgggcaagcaccgagcccggccgaccgccattcgtgtatctgccggcggaccaccgacggtgcagatACGAGCGGCTAGAGGAgcagccactgcctgcatgtggccttgctgccctgccagggccttccggcgaggtgccgggccagtccatggcgcggcccggcctcccacagccgggcgagctcaagaccggCCGGATCCGCCCCGAATCCGGTCGGCGGGTGCGCAAACCAGGTGGCTGTGGTTGGGTACCTCGGCGGCGCCGAGGGGAAGGGGCTGGGCGAGCGCGCGTCCGAACTGCAAggctgcaatggcagcggcggcggcagcagcgaggGGAAGAGTGGAGGGGGGTTCGGCCggaaggagggagggggcggatagaaaaaggcccgccctgtgccaccgacgggcgggccggGGGAGAACACGCGCAGACGGCTCGCGCGTCCGCGTTGTGTtcgtttcaccccaaaagcggcgcaaacttgggccgcaGATGGGTCGAAAGcagacacaaaacggacaaaagtccgtttgctcccgcgcgctgggccgcctcatTTGTCCGTTTTACTCCAAACAGACAAGGGCGGATAGGGTCGCGCAGTGAAGTTGGCCTAACTATACTATCACATCAAATCGCTGCTCGATGGGGAGTGGGGACCACTCCAGCCCAGTCGCGGTTGGTGTTCCGTCGCTTTCTCCTTGTTTAATTTAATCTCTAATTGCATGGTTGTGTACCCTGTTAAGCCAAAAGATGGATTTCTTTCCGAAAAAAGGCAAAAGATAGAAGATTTTTTTGGTGAAAACTTATACTCAATGACAGTAAAACTACAATTCGTTAAACCTAGAACACTTGCGTGTACGACAGCCCAGACCACTTCATCCACCTCGCACAGTCCCATGCACCTCTCCCCCGACCTCTCTCCCCCGAGGCGGCGGCGCCATGCCACCCTCGGGCAGTCCCCGTCCACACCGCCCTCAGTCCTTCCCCTCCATCGCCTCCCGCTACCGCCGCCGTCGTTGAGGATGCCGCGGGGCGATGCTCCTGTGTGAGGCGGCAGCGGCAGCGCAGTCCTCGGCCAGTGATAACGCGTGGGTGCTGCGGcgtccttctccctcctcctccaacgacAGTGCGCAGCGGGTTGGCGGTGGCCAGGAGATCTCCGGCGGCCTTTTAGCGGATGAGATTTTGGCTGCGATGAGATCTGATCTGGGCCCGAGGGGTTTAGATCGAGATCCACTGCGGCTGCGCCTAGTCTCGACAACGGCAAGAGGAGATCCTCCTGGGTAGTCTTCGCGGCACGAGGACGTCCGGGTCTCTTGGCCCGAGCATGgttgtggttgtcggtgtcaaaactggcagatctcagaTAGggtgccccgaactgtgcgtctaaggttgatggtaacaggagacaggggacacgaagttttacccaggtttgggccctcttgatggaggtaataccctacgtcctgcttgattgatattgatgagtatgagggttacaagagttgatctaccacgagatcgtaatggctaaaaccctagaagtccagcctgtatgattatgattgcctctacggactaaacccttcggtttatatagacaccggaggggactacggttgtacaaagtcggttacagagaaacaaatcttcatatccgaatgccaggcttgccatccacgccaaggagagtcccatccggacacgggagagagtcttatgtcttgtatcttcatagcccattagtccggcccatgtcacacaagCCGGACGCCCGAtgacccctgagggagtcctggattagggggtgtccagatggccggactataccttcagccggactcctggactatgaagacacaagattgaagacttcgtcccgtgtccggaagggactttccttggcgtggaaggcaagcttggcgatacggatatatagatctcctaccattgtaaccgactttgtgtaaccctaaccctctccggtgtctatataaaccggagagttttagtccgtaggacaacatacagaacaacaatcataccataggctagcttctagggtttagcctctctgatctcgtggtagatctactcttgtactacccatatcatcaatattaatcaagcaggacgtagggttttacctccatcaagagggcccgaacctgggtaaaacttcgtgtcccttgcctcctgttaccatccggcctagacgcatagttcgggaccccctacccgagatccgccggttttgacaccgacattggtgcttccattgagagttcctctgtgtcgtcgccgttaggcttgatggctcctacgatcatcaatagcgatgcagtccagggagagaccttcctccccggacagatcttcgtcttcggcggcttcgcactgcgggccaattcacttggccatctggagcagatcgaaagctatggccctggccgtcaggtcagatttggaagtttaaattacacggctgacatccgtggggacttgatcttcgacggattcgagccactgccgagcgcgccgcactgtcgcgacgagcatgatctagctctgccgctgaacagtgccctggaggccgcacccgcatcggcttcgacccttaattcggagccaactgcgccgatcgaggatgggtggttggacgccgcctcgggggctgcgatcccaacggcgatcgagccgaacaccagccccgcactccgtgagactcgtgactccaaggagccggactcctctccggactccgaaccctccgcgcccttgccgatcgaatccgattgggcgccgatcatggagtttactgccgcggacaactttcagcactcgcctttcggcgatattctgaagacactaaagtctctttctttatcaggagagccctggccggactacggtcagcaaggttgggatacggacgatgaagaaattcaaagcccacccaccacccactttgtagccactgtcgacgatttaaccgacatgctcgacttcgactctgaagacatcgacagtatggacgccgatgaaggagacgatgaagaaccagcgcctattgggccctggaaagccacctcgtcatatgacgtatacatggtggacgtaccaaaagatgacgacgacgagcggaaggacgcaccgaagactTGTtctctcgagaagcagtcaaagcggcgacgcaagcgccgccccaaatcccgcctcgacagaaataacgatcacacaaacccagtgctggagcagggcgaaccgctgccggacaacggcaatccggataatcaaaccgaacaaaccaattctatcaaggataatggtccggacgacataatgccggacaggcacccggagcagcagaatgcccgtaaaaggcttgttgccaccgtgaggagtcttaaaaagcagaagcaaaggctcaaggctgtgcaagacacactccaaatcagatggagtaaaatactcaacacagcagcgaggtacagcgacaatcgcccctccaagagctacccaaaggggaagctgctacctgaattcgatgaggaggcctcagaccccccagaaCCAAATATCAAAGTAgccgcctggtcggatagacgacccctctaccaacacagagcggcatacaacgccactcacaatacaacacgcgacccatgcgagggctcgcacccaaaggacgacgcaacaagatccatctatggaccacacaagcacgccccaacatacaatgcaacacaacaaacatccgaacaatgtggtacacccagctacaggggtgccgcacaccccctatgtttcaccgatgaggtgctggaccatgaatttctagagggattcaaacccgtaaacatagagacatacgacggaacaacagaccctggggtttggactgaggactacatccttcatatacatatggctcgaggagatgatctccacgccatcaagtacttacccctcaagctcaaagggccagctcgtcactggcttaaaggcctccccgaaagctccattggaagttgggaagagttcgaagatgccttttgggcaaattttcaagggacttatgtccgacctccggatgcggacgatttgagtcatataactcaacagcccggagagtcatcccgaaagctttggaacaggtttcttactaaaaagaaccagattgtcgactgtctggacgctgaagccttggcagcttttaagcatagcgtccgtgacgaatggctcgccagacacctcggccaaaataagccgagaacgatggccacattaacaagcctcatgacccgcttttgcgcgggtgaggacagctggctagccagatgcagcaccagcgaccccagtacatctgaagttagagatggaaacaggaaatcacggcgcaatagcaataacaaacgccggaataaagaagacaacacgaagggcacgacagtaaacgccggattcaaaagctctcggccaggtcaaaagccgccctctaaaggcaccagggatgaactgtccagcctcaacaaaattctggaccaagtatatcagatccatagtacccctggtaaacctgctaatcatacccacagagaatgttgggtcttcaagcagtccgacaagctaaacgccatacacaagggggaggatacaccaagtgaagacgaggacgagcctcccaagcaagacactggggaacaaaagaaatttccaccagaagtcaaaacagtaaacgtgttacacgtgatcaagggaaaaaacaacgtggCACTCCCagggaaatatacccaagtgcctgtcaccgcgaagtcctgtcactggtcgtctcaaccgatcactttcgaccatcgcgattactcagcaagtatccgacgcgcaggatgggctgtcctggtattagacccagtaattggcggatatcacttcacacgagtcttgatggacggtggcagcaatctaaacctaatatatcaggatacaatccgcgggatggggttagacccaacaaaaattcgccatagcaatactacctttaaaggagtaacgccaggcccaggggctcgttgtacgggctccctcctactacaagttatattcggctcccccgataacttccgtcgcgagcatttaaccttccacatcgctccattccaaagtggctatcaagcactgctcggacgcgaagctttcgctcgctttaatgcaataccacactacgcctccctcacactcaagatgcccggtccacgtggcatcatttcagtgaacggaaatatcaagcgatctctgcgggccgaagagagtgcggctgccttggcagccgcacactaaaggcgcccggaccagcgaaagcatccaataggtcgtcaagacctcagacacaactaattgagtccggcgccgctatttataccgaataaatgttcacacccctatttgtcagtgcaaggggctcaacgcgcgcagacaaggggcaatttcttctcatcttgaattatacatggtttctttaaa from Triticum dicoccoides isolate Atlit2015 ecotype Zavitan chromosome 6A, WEW_v2.0, whole genome shotgun sequence encodes:
- the LOC119317066 gene encoding integrin-linked protein kinase 1-like, whose translation is MAAAAKLTRSFSRQLSSGAARVWRQLSLEPHTPRRGAAAATGAVAAAGPTRFGLARQSSLDPTPAPDDGAVLAMPENLDATMRLLYAACQGDAAGVEELLGEGVDVDSIDFDGRTALHIAACEGRGEVVRLLLGWKANINARDRWGSTPAADAKHYGHFEVYNLLRARGAKLPKTKKTPMTVSNPKEVPEYELNPLELEFRRGEEVTKGYYVAKWYGSKVFVKILDKDSFSDGDSIDAFKHELTLLEKARHPNLVQFVGAVTQNVPLMIVSEYHQKGDLASYLETKGRVQSYKAIRFALDIARGLNYLHECKPEPIIHGDLSPKNIVRDDEGKLKVAGFGSLDLTKVSQDKLQMVQPVSNFDSVYIAPEMYRNEAFDRSVDTFAFGLILYEMIEGSPAFHPKPQEEAAKMICSEGLRPLFKNKPKSYPEGVKELIQECWDPTPSVRPTFSDIIERLNKISASCSKQTRWRDNFKLPWKQAVHK